A genomic stretch from Vanrija pseudolonga chromosome 6, complete sequence includes:
- the npr3 gene encoding Nitrogen permease regulator 3: MADHILGLLFVTSSASERHIFRYPPDPTSPLDRLSQPIYPQATYTARDTTVDTKSQRSLFPRHRGDASRGSMSASRPHTLWSSAHSRGSRLRGSSNGSIGPSAGGSIHSHVTEYGSEAVHSGDSSSSDDSEDGLFARRTAAPRTPATSNRRFSSETDGSRHGGAGSLLKPMTEIPVRRDSHGDSEGARPSVRRKRTKDDFIEAQYNYALGYPLEFLADLLTPNRTECNRRFEVGIDDLVFLGHPVSVNADGQWGYPSDESPDRSGGDDEARRVSRGRRMEHADGSLRPVAEQPETPVKRAGALGLLGANGEPVETPAIVADRGRATTIDRFHLVLILDKPDPKPETDTDDSNDVFNEAYREIAFKWTAAAFALQVKDNWVGRETRKIANLREKAILDGIPVMECLREVIEVSDLGRSLHELFSALHRIKHKPLNSLFSHLSTTLTVTVGTIPVTIVVPPRSTDTDAVRAAQEDDEDSASSDSDSDDGFAGLVIGPDGSLIAKQPELRVEPWQTLLILDQDDADSRDVVPRRGSKSQLAEDELINALLSACDVSKPLHEIAHSLRFDLDGIVIPLARELVQNKRAILIDVINIRLRTILMPTSVKDHEWVCGETTSADDDRRTLTQHSVRWSVAFPTLGPLIPFIAMLSSTPVPFRDMLPPEAQADVSKREVYIQAITWLLRNDLVLQSHVRARVVASPVVKEAAWRRLWHRRRKRWLREKVRTVSMTSNTSNWSNTSSGVLPGASPVSDKNGPGSDNFAARVPRPAGSIDRTYERALEFTRTLSLDPSYLDSDSDLEFDSDVDADGDGGDGDRNECAEGQTVQFSLKENEPSRVPKFHESFIFNPARAQKDEARWLRVIRRTTTDAVLQSRFDLCVQYLDGVATFEEVMYRTGLSRREVDRIAYVYRDHLVLSIHP; encoded by the exons ATGGCCGACCacatcctcggcctgctcttcgtcacgtcgtcggcgagcgagcggcacATCTTCCGGTATCCGCCCGACccgacgtcgccgctcgACCGGCTCTCGCAGCCCATCTACCCGCAGGCGACGTACACTGCGCGGGACACGACGGTCGACACAAAGTCGCAGCGGTCGCTGTTCCCCCGGCACCGGGGCGACGCGAGCCGGGGCAGCATGAGCGCGTCTCGGCCGCACACGTTATGGTCGAGCGCGCactcgcgcggctcgcggctgcgcggcAGCAGTAACGGCAGCATCGGGCCCTCGGCGGGTGGCTCGATCCACTCCCACGTCACCGAGTACGGCTCAGAAGCAGTCCACTCGGGGgacagctcgagctcggacgaCAGCGAAGACGGGCTGTTTGCCCGGCGaaccgccgcgccccgcacACCGGCAACGTCGAACAGACGCTTCTCGAGCGAGACGGACGGAtcgcggcacggcggcgcaggcagctTACTCAAGCCCATGACAGAGATTCCCGTGCGGCGGGACTCGCACGGCGATagcgagggcgcgcgccCGAGCGTGCGGCGGAAGAGGACAAAGGACGACTTTATCGAGGCACAGTACAACTATGCGCTGGGGTACCCGCTCGAGTTTTTGGCCGATCTGCTCACGCCGAACCGGACAGAGTGTAATCGCCGCTTCGAGGTCGGTATCGACGACCTCGTGTTCCTCGGGCATCCGGTCAGCGTCAACGCCGACGGGCAGTGGGGGTATCCTTCCGACGAGAGCCCGgaccgcagcggcggcgacgacgaggcgcggcgcgtgtcgcGCGGCCGGAGGAtggagcacgccgacgggTCGTTACGCCCCGTCGCGGAGCAGCCCGAGACGCCGGTGAAGCGTGCTGGTGCACTggggctgctcggcgcgaaTGGAGAGCCGGTGGAGACGCCAGCCATCGTGGCCGACCGCGGAAGGGCGACGACAATCGACCGCTTCCACCTCGTGCTTATCCTCGACAAGCCTGATCCGAAGCCTGAAACGGACACGGATGATTCGAATGATGTCTTCAACGAGGCGTACCGCGAGATTGCGTTCAAGTGGACTGCGGCCGCGTTCGCGCTCCAGGTGAAGGATAATTGGGTGGGGCGGGAGACTAGAAAGATTGCGAATCTCCGCGAGAAGGCGATTCTGGATG GTATCCCTGTTATGGAGTGTCTCCGCGAGGTTATTGAAGTGTCGGATCTTGGAAGGTCGCTGCACGAGCTGTTTAGCGCGCTGCATAGGATCAAGCACAAGCCGCTCAACTCGCTCTTCTCGCAcctgtcgacgacgctgacAGTGACTGTCGGCACGATACCCGTCACGATTGTTGTGCCCCCGCGGTCGACGGATACAGACgctgtgcgcgccgcgcaggaggacgacgaggattcggcgtcgagcgactcggactcggacgacgggTTTGCGGGTCTCGTGATCGGCCCCGATGGCTCGCTGATCGCCAAGCAGCCCGAGCTGCGTGTCGAGCCATGGCAGACGCTGCTCATTCTCGACCAGGACGACGCGGACAGCCGCGACGTCGTACCCCGCCGCGGGTCGAAATCACAGCTcgcagaggacgagctcATCAACGCGCTCCTGTCGGCGTGCGACGTGTCCAAGCCGCTCCATGAGATTGCGCACTCGCTGAGGTTTGACCTCGACGGGATTGTGATTCCCCTCGCGCGTGAACTTGTGCAAAACAAGCGCGCGATCCTCATCGACGTGATTAACATCCGGTTACGGACGATCctgatgccgacgagcgtcAAGGACCATGAGTGGGTTTGTGGGGAGACAACAAGtgctgacgacgacaggcGCACCCTCACGCAGCACAGCGTGCGTTGGTCGGTGGCATTCCCGACCCTTGGCCCCTTGATCCCCTTCATCGCCATGCTGTCGTCAACGCCGGTGCCTTTCCGCGACATGCTGCCGCCAGAAGCACAGGCAGACGTCTCCAAACGCGAGGTGTATATCCAGGCAATCACCTGGCTGCTCCGCAACGACCTGGTGCTGCAGTCGCACGTTCGCGCGCGGGTGGTCGCTTCGCCAGTGGTCAAGGAGGCAGCGTGGAGACGGCTgtggcaccgccggcgcaaGCGCTGGCTGCGGGAGAAGGTGCGCACGGTCAGTATGACCTCCAACACATCAAACTGGAGCAACACGTCGTCGGGAGTTCTGcccggcgcgtcgcccgtgAGCGACAAGAACGGGCCAGGAAGCGACAACTTCGCGGCAAGGGTCCCCCGCCCGGCAGGCAGCATCGATCGGACgtacgagcgcgcgctcgagttTACGCGcacgctctcgctcgacccgtCGTACCTCGACTCTGACAGCGATCTCGAGTTTGACTCGGACGTCGATGCCgacggggacggcggcgacggcgaccggAATGAGTGCGCCGAGGGGCAGACGGTGCAGTTCAGTCTCAAGGAGAATGAGCCGTCGCGCGTGCCCAAGTTCCACGAGTCGTTCATCTTCAaccctgcgcgcgcgcagaaggacgaggcgagATGGCTGCGTGTCATtcggcgcacgacgacggacgcGGTGCTGCAGTCAAGATTTGATCT CTGCGTGCAgtacctcgacggcgtggcgacgTTCGAGGAGGTCATGTACCGCACCGGGCTGAgccggcgcgaggtggaCAGAATCGCCTATGTGTACCGGGATCAT CTGGTGCTGTCGATCCACCCATAG